A portion of the Streptomyces sp. YPW6 genome contains these proteins:
- a CDS encoding catalase, protein MTQGPLTTEAGAPVADNQNSETAGPGGPVLVQDQALLEKLAHFNRERVPERVVHARGAGAYGTFTLTRDVSQWTRAAFLSEVGKQTETFLRFSTVAGNLGSADAVRDPRGFALKFYTEEGNYDLVGNNTPVFFIKDAIKFPDFIHTQKRDPYTGSQEADNVWDFWGLSPESTHQVTWLFGDRGIPATLRHMNGYGSHTYQWNNEAGEVFWVKYHFKTDQGIKNLTQDEADELAGKDPDSHQRDLREAIERGDFPSWTVQVQIMPAADAATYRFNPFDLTKVWPHADYPPVEIGTLELNRNPENIFAEVEQSIFSPAHFVPGIGPSPDKMLQGRLFAYGDAHRYRVGINADHLPVNRPHATEARTNSRDGFLYDGRHKGAKNYEPNSFGGPSQTGRPLWQPLPVTGATGSTEAPGHAEDDDFVQAGDLYRLMSQEERSRLVENLAGFIAKVSRDDIAERAISNFRQADGDFGKRLETAVQALRG, encoded by the coding sequence GTGACGCAGGGACCGCTCACCACGGAGGCCGGCGCGCCGGTCGCCGACAACCAGAACAGTGAGACCGCGGGCCCCGGCGGTCCCGTTCTCGTCCAGGACCAGGCGCTGCTGGAGAAGCTCGCGCACTTCAACCGTGAGCGCGTCCCGGAGCGCGTCGTGCACGCCCGCGGCGCCGGCGCGTACGGCACCTTCACGCTGACCCGCGACGTCTCGCAGTGGACCCGGGCGGCCTTCCTCTCCGAGGTCGGCAAGCAGACCGAGACCTTCCTGCGCTTCTCGACCGTCGCGGGCAACCTCGGTTCCGCCGACGCCGTGCGCGACCCCCGCGGTTTCGCGCTGAAGTTCTACACCGAGGAGGGCAACTACGACCTCGTCGGCAACAACACCCCGGTGTTCTTCATCAAGGACGCCATCAAGTTCCCCGACTTCATCCACACCCAGAAGCGCGACCCGTACACCGGCTCGCAGGAGGCGGACAACGTCTGGGACTTCTGGGGTCTGTCGCCCGAGTCGACGCACCAGGTGACGTGGCTCTTCGGCGACCGCGGCATCCCGGCCACGCTGCGCCACATGAACGGGTACGGCTCGCACACCTACCAGTGGAACAACGAGGCCGGCGAGGTCTTCTGGGTCAAGTACCACTTCAAGACGGACCAGGGCATCAAGAACCTCACCCAGGACGAGGCCGACGAGCTCGCCGGCAAGGACCCCGACAGCCACCAGCGCGACCTGCGCGAGGCGATCGAGCGCGGCGACTTCCCGTCCTGGACCGTGCAGGTCCAGATCATGCCGGCGGCCGACGCGGCGACGTACCGCTTCAACCCGTTCGACCTCACCAAGGTGTGGCCGCACGCGGACTACCCGCCGGTCGAGATCGGCACGCTGGAGCTCAACCGCAACCCGGAGAACATCTTCGCCGAGGTCGAGCAGTCGATCTTCAGCCCCGCCCACTTCGTGCCGGGCATCGGCCCGTCCCCGGACAAGATGCTGCAGGGCCGCCTCTTCGCGTACGGCGACGCCCACCGCTACCGCGTCGGCATCAACGCCGACCACCTGCCGGTGAACCGCCCGCACGCCACCGAGGCGCGGACCAACAGCCGCGACGGCTTCCTCTACGACGGCCGTCACAAGGGCGCCAAGAACTACGAGCCCAACAGCTTCGGCGGGCCCTCCCAGACCGGCCGGCCGCTGTGGCAGCCGCTCCCGGTCACCGGTGCCACCGGCAGCACCGAGGCCCCCGGCCACGCCGAGGACGACGACTTCGTCCAGGCGGGCGACCTCTACCGGCTGATGTCTCAGGAGGAGAGGAGCCGGCTGGTGGAGAACCTCGCCGGGTTCATCGCCAAGGTCTCGCGCGACGACATCGCCGAGCGCGCGATCAGCAACTTCCGCCAGGCGGACGGCGACTTCGGCAAGCGGCTGGAAACCGCGGTCCAGGCCCTCCGCGGCTGA
- a CDS encoding Fur family transcriptional regulator produces MSDLLERLRGRGWRMTAQRRVVAEVLDGDHVHLTADEVHARAVSRLPEISRATVYNTLGEMVSLGEVLEVSTDRRAKRYDPNAHRPHHHLVCARCGAIRDVHPAGNPLADLPADERYGFMVSDVEVTYRGICPNCAPTA; encoded by the coding sequence ATGAGCGACCTGCTGGAACGACTTCGAGGACGCGGCTGGCGCATGACGGCGCAGCGGCGTGTCGTGGCCGAGGTCCTCGACGGGGACCATGTGCACCTGACGGCGGACGAGGTCCACGCGAGGGCCGTTTCCCGCCTGCCCGAGATCTCGCGCGCCACCGTCTACAACACCCTCGGCGAGATGGTGTCCCTCGGTGAGGTGCTGGAGGTCTCCACCGACCGGCGGGCCAAGCGCTACGACCCGAACGCCCACCGCCCCCACCACCACCTGGTGTGCGCGCGGTGCGGCGCCATCCGGGACGTGCACCCGGCGGGCAACCCGCTGGCGGACCTGCCCGCGGACGAGCGCTACGGCTTCATGGTCTCCGACGTCGAGGTCACGTACCGCGGCATCTGCCCGAACTGCGCCCCCACCGCCTGA
- a CDS encoding tetratricopeptide repeat protein yields the protein MVFMGDRATLLETGRFVQQHGQDTESAVDAAFAAAIAGAGAPVQRTGAIDASAAPGASAATPAPPDEDTTDAVDAADSAESEARHRRAADEGDTASMSVLGALLLRRGELDGAERYLRAATADGDRAAANNLGVLLHQRGYPDEAAGWWRIAAVAGSAAAAHALGRHFRERGDEPGAEYWLRQSAEQGHALGAYALADLLEHRSDVGAERWLRAAAEQGHREAAYRLARALERKAVQDPHEAFGLGRSAARGGTGTRLAVPGSPPAQDVRTTSPAGDTGAADGDGPVAGPTAGRVGEAEQWYRRAAARGHRRAALHLGAILEQRGELKEAGRWYLTSAKDGEPRAACALGFLLRDAGDEESAAVWWLRAAQDGDGNAANALGALHAARGEQQTAERWYRAAMDAGDVNGAYNLGLLCAAQDRTPQAEQWYRRAAYAGHREAANALAVLLLQAGDHAGAEPWFSKAAEAGSVDAAFNLGILHAGRDEDRTALGWYERAAAAGHIDAALQVAMALLRDGDDQEAERHLRCAAGGGSAEAAFRLAGVLDARQPPPGPPALGEPMPEKTECEEWYERAAQQGHRRAQVRVGMLAAARGDVESAAHWYREAAEAGSRNGAFNLGLLLAREGSEREAALWWTRAAGAGHGRAALRLALLAARRGELTEGQRWCARAVELGPAEVAERAARLREALHQELTA from the coding sequence ATGGTATTTATGGGGGACAGGGCAACTCTGTTGGAGACAGGGCGGTTTGTGCAGCAGCACGGCCAAGATACGGAAAGCGCGGTAGACGCGGCTTTCGCCGCTGCCATCGCCGGGGCCGGCGCACCGGTCCAGCGCACCGGTGCCATCGACGCGAGCGCTGCCCCCGGGGCGAGCGCCGCCACCCCCGCCCCGCCCGACGAGGACACCACGGACGCGGTCGACGCCGCGGACAGCGCCGAGAGCGAAGCGCGCCACCGCCGTGCCGCCGACGAGGGCGACACCGCGTCCATGAGCGTCCTCGGCGCGCTGCTGCTGCGCCGCGGGGAACTGGACGGCGCCGAGCGGTATCTGCGTGCCGCCACCGCCGACGGGGACCGCGCCGCCGCGAACAACCTGGGCGTCCTGCTGCACCAGCGCGGCTATCCGGACGAGGCCGCCGGCTGGTGGCGCATCGCCGCCGTGGCCGGTTCCGCCGCCGCCGCCCACGCGCTCGGCCGGCACTTCCGCGAGCGCGGCGACGAGCCCGGCGCGGAGTACTGGCTGCGCCAGTCCGCCGAGCAGGGCCACGCGCTGGGCGCGTACGCGCTGGCCGACCTCCTGGAGCACCGCAGCGACGTCGGCGCCGAGCGCTGGCTGCGCGCGGCCGCCGAGCAGGGGCACCGGGAGGCCGCCTACCGGCTCGCCCGCGCCCTGGAGCGGAAGGCCGTCCAGGACCCGCACGAGGCCTTCGGCCTGGGCCGGAGCGCCGCTCGCGGCGGGACCGGAACGAGGCTCGCCGTCCCCGGCTCCCCGCCCGCGCAGGACGTGCGGACGACAAGCCCCGCGGGGGACACGGGCGCGGCCGACGGCGACGGTCCCGTGGCGGGCCCCACCGCCGGCCGGGTCGGCGAGGCCGAGCAGTGGTACCGCCGGGCCGCGGCCCGGGGCCACCGCCGCGCCGCCCTGCACCTGGGCGCGATCCTGGAGCAGCGCGGCGAGCTCAAGGAGGCCGGCCGCTGGTACCTCACCTCCGCCAAGGACGGCGAGCCCCGTGCCGCCTGCGCGCTGGGCTTCCTGCTGCGCGACGCGGGCGACGAGGAGAGCGCCGCCGTGTGGTGGCTGCGCGCCGCCCAGGACGGCGACGGCAACGCCGCCAACGCGCTCGGGGCGCTGCACGCCGCACGTGGTGAGCAGCAGACCGCCGAGCGCTGGTACCGGGCCGCCATGGACGCCGGCGATGTCAACGGGGCGTACAACCTCGGGCTGCTCTGCGCCGCCCAGGACCGCACCCCCCAGGCCGAGCAGTGGTACCGCCGCGCCGCGTACGCCGGACACCGCGAGGCCGCCAACGCGCTCGCCGTGCTCCTCCTCCAGGCGGGCGACCACGCGGGCGCCGAGCCGTGGTTCTCCAAGGCGGCCGAGGCGGGCAGCGTCGACGCCGCCTTCAACCTCGGCATCCTCCACGCCGGCCGCGACGAGGACCGTACGGCGCTGGGCTGGTACGAGCGCGCCGCGGCGGCCGGGCACATCGACGCCGCGCTCCAGGTCGCCATGGCGCTGCTGCGCGACGGCGACGACCAGGAGGCCGAGCGCCACCTGCGCTGCGCCGCGGGCGGCGGCAGTGCCGAGGCCGCGTTCCGGCTGGCCGGGGTGCTGGACGCGCGGCAGCCGCCGCCGGGCCCGCCCGCGCTGGGCGAGCCGATGCCGGAGAAGACCGAGTGCGAGGAGTGGTACGAGCGGGCCGCCCAGCAGGGCCACCGCCGCGCCCAGGTCCGGGTCGGCATGCTCGCCGCCGCCCGCGGGGACGTGGAGAGCGCCGCCCACTGGTACCGGGAGGCCGCCGAGGCGGGCAGCCGCAACGGGGCCTTCAACCTCGGGCTGCTGCTGGCCCGTGAGGGCAGCGAGCGTGAGGCGGCCCTGTGGTGGACCCGTGCGGCCGGCGCCGGACACGGCCGGGCCGCGCTGCGCCTGGCGCTCCTCGCCGCCCGCCGGGGCGAGCTCACCGAGGGGCAGCGCTGGTGCGCGCGAGCCGTGGAGCTGGGTCCGGCCGAGGTGGCCGAGCGCGCCGCACGCCTGCGGGAGGCGCTGCACCAGGAGCTGACCGCCTGA